ATGAAGTAtacataatatattttttaagaattttctCGTATGTTTTCCGATTGTTAATCAATACTGAATCTGGTCAATGGAGTTTTTGGGGGCAAAGAAAGCAATTTTTATTCACTTGGAGGAAATTTTGTGACATCCAGGACTTAATGCCTGAAGAGCATCTGACGCCCTACTGACTTCATGCTAAAtgcacttcattcattcatgcagcAGAGATAGAGAGGAGTGAGAAGATTAGCTTAAAGGCTTAAACCCTCACAACCTTTAGTGAAGAACAGTTTTTATAACACACTGTGGCAAACTTTTATTCTTGCTGTATTTACCTGTTTAATTCCTTCAgagaatattttttaaactccaaatatcatattttatattgctaGCTGTATCTCTTACATTGTTTATCTTTTTGGCTTTTACTTAACATCATTATATTTTCTATAAGGCACCTTGTGATTGTTTTGATCCCtgctttacaaaaataaatagtgacaGCTATGTGACACCCTCTTTCCTTCAGGTACGACTCCTTCACAGGGGTGCCGGTATGCCAACAGAACCTGTCCCTGGAGAAGGCCAGCATCCTCTTCAACATGGCCGCTCTCTTCTCTCAGATCGGCACCCGTAGTGACCGACAGACGATAGCCGGACTGGAGGAGGCCATCTCTTCCTTCCAGAAAAGTGCAGGTAGGAAGAGTCAAGATAGGAGTCATAAACTGGTTTAAACAGATACTCCCTCTCTCACCAGCCTAGAAATTACCCTACAGTgtcctttctttatttcttaaaaCCAGGCTTTACTGTCATCCCACGCAATGTCCAGTTTCAGTAATTCAAACAAGGGGATTAATGGGAGAAACTCCGCTTCTGAAATGCTCCCATTGTCAGGAACAAGTGATTGTAACAGAGAGAGTAAGTAAAAGAACGGCAGGAGAATCGATTAATATAAACAATGACTTCCACACCTTCTCTCAATAGTTTTGTTTGTCATTTCCTAAtgacattaacattaaaaagGCACATGCTGTTCAGAAAAAGCACGCTGGTATGAACACACAGTCTTATTTTCAGAATATGTGCAAGCCTCCGCCCTCTGACTTCTGCTCCACGATAGAGAATGAATGCAGTTGATGTTTCTCTGGCTTCTTGTCACGTGGCTGAGCTCCAGAGAAGCACCCATCATATGAACTGGTTTCCCAACCCTCTTGAGGTTTCAGGAGGCTCGGACAAAGTCTTGATAGAATTATGACTTGGCAGTATGAGGAGTATTGCAGTATAATTACAGCTCTGGACGGGGCCACGGCTTCGGTTATGTTGCTTTGATGGCTGTAATTTAGGCTTGTACTAAGTGAAACAATTAAGTTGTTATGCGGAACATTGTCACCAGTATACGGGGCCAGTAATACACTAAGCTGGGAGGTGATGCCATCTGTAGAAGGGCTGCTGCAGTGCCCTTTAGCCAGGGTCACAAAAGCAGCACAGAGGATGGGAGGAGCCAGCCAACAATGGCAGAACCTTCGAGGAAGACTAGCGAGGCAGTGCTCTGTTATTAAGCTGTCTACATCTCTCTGCTGCAAGGTTATTAATCTGTAAAATAAGAGGGAGGCACTCTCGGTTGGAATGCAGATGCTTCCATCGAACATGACAAACTAATTTAAGAAGGTTTGTGTCTTGGCTGAACTTTAAAGAGGCTCACAGACATTGATCTCACTGCTAGCACTGGATACTGTAGTAACAGCAATATGCCCTCGGAAAGGAAGAAGTAGGATCACTTAATTCTCTGTGTGGAACCTTTTAAAACATCTGTATAAGAGAGTGTCAGTAATTAGGGTTAATGTACCAGCATGCTGAAGTCATTTTGTGGACCAGCAAAGCTATATGCCTCTCCCAAATGAACTATTTGAGTTTTCCCCTTGACTATTCACTATTCACTATTACACTACTGGTGTACCAACTACCACTATCAGAGTAACTTGTTGAATGTTTGGGAGGCTACATATCATAATTCTGAGCTAGACAGAATACATGAATAcaatcttcctctctcttttccccatTCAGCTCCGCTCCACACATGAGACCAAACCCCAAACTAGAGTGGTTCTGTTATGAAATTATCATTAACAATTTGGATGTAAATGACATATGCTGCTTGGATTATACAAAATAACGTCTTGTTAATTAGCTGACCCTGACATCTATGGAGATAATAAAGAGAAAAGACATTTAATTCCCTACAGGGTCTTAAAATCACAAACTAAAAAAATTAGAAACGCATAGTCCCATTAGTCAAATTATTTTTGTCTTCACAGAACTAAATAGGATCTAGGTTATCCTGGGTTACATGCTTGTCTTaaatacaacatatttttacagccgtggccggagacATTTTCGGGTTGTCTGTCTGACTCATTCTCGTGGAGGACTCAAGAGGGAACTAATTAGAATTtgctggtcaaaggtcactctgacctcacaaaacacgtttttggccataactcaagaattcatatgctaattatgacaatttcacaaacataacaaataggtgtgatgacattttggaccgACATGGATGtaagtaattctagtttttaaaATAACTGACCAAAAGCTCTTTAGTTCAGATTGCCAGACAAGCTGTGAAAGTCTAGGTAGTACAGAGAATGAAGAGTCCTTGGAATAGTTTGGTTTCAAGCTGTGCTGACCTCTCGTCCTCCCCCAGGTATCCTGAACCTCCTGAAGGAAACATTCACCCACACTCCCAGCTACGACATGAGCCCAGCCATGCTCAGTATGTTGATTCGGATGATGCTTGCTCAGACTCAGGAGTGCCTGTTTGAGAAGACTGCGCTGCCTGGGATCCGAAACCAGTTCCAATCCCTGATGAAAATGGCCCAGGAGGCTGCAAAGGTAAATGACAGCAAAGAAACACACAGTCCTCACATGATTTAGGCAGCATATTCTTTCTTTAGCTGTGGACTCAATAGGATATACTGTAGGTGAAGTGAATGTAAAGTAACAATGTCACCACAGTCCGATTCCTCACTTCCTCAGTGCTTTTAATGTCCTCTCATTAACTCGACCTTCCTTTTCCTGCCAGGTCTCAGAAATCTACGACCAAGTCCATCAGTCCATGATCCAGACGCCAATCAAAGACAATGTCCCGTTCTTCTGGTCCACCATGTCGCAAGTCAAAACCAACCACTACCGCTCCATGGCACACTACTTTGTCGCCTCGGCGCTCCTGGACCACGAGTgtaagaaaaacagagagatgtTAATCATTTTAACATAGATAGAAActaatgatataaaaatgttcattccctctaatattgcaaatcatatcgcaattgcaatatcagtcaaaatgatCACAAttagtcagattttttttttaaatcgtgcagccctaattatttgCTAGTAATTCTAGTTTCAAGTTACATTACATAAGCATGCATAAGCTATTTTTTCTGCTTCTGAGAAGCCCTACTGTTGAGCAGGACTCACTTTTTGCAATGCATAActcttattttcatatattgTGCTCTGCACCAGGTGTACAGTAGTGCCTAATGGAGACAGGTGTGCTCTCCACAGACATAATGTAAGAGCAGTTAAATAATCGTCCAACTGAAGGGGCAAAGTCACTGTCCCTCTTCTCTTTAACAACAACACAGCTTGAGTTTATGTCAACAAAGTTTTATTCACTCTAGTCATAAACAACCTCCATCTGCACATCTACTGTACACGCTTGAATCTACTTGTTATATAGTATTAGCCTGGTTGTTGGCTGTATAGGTGTAAAACAATTCTGGGATCAGTGTTATGAGACTTTAGCTGCCTGATTTTGAAAACCCTGGAAAACCTGATCCTTCTCTTAAAGTGCTGTATGGCCCACTGGGTTGGTCATGTCAGATGGTTGGACTGAACCACAGCCAGCCACAATGCTGTTACATAACAGCTAtttagagagacacacacacacacgcttgcacacacacaagccatGGTAAAGAGAGGCCAAGTTTCCAGGAACTCGGTGGCAGGATGGGCTGAGAGTGAGAATGAAGGGAAATGAGAGATGTAGGAGTGAGTTAAAACTGAGTGGATGTATTGTAGACTGCTGGAGGAGGATTACAGTTATGTAGCCTCTTAACGCTGCCTGTAATCAGAgtggcagagagaggaagggaaggatGGTTTGTGAGTGAGCAAAAACCTTCCAGTAGTGCTATTGCTAATTTAGTATCATACTGCTTTAGTTCTTGATGGCTTGTCATTATTTCTGACAGTGTTGCAGTCTTGTTTATCCTTCTTTCTTACTACACATTAACAAATGAGAGAGAGCTGAAATCCAAACTAAGCAAAAATACAGCAGCTTATATTAAGTTCACGGTCATAGTTTTACCCAATGCTATGAATGGGGCAGGACTGAATAGAGGAACAACGGAGCGAAGCAGCTTTGAGTTTGGCAGCTCATTAACAGATTCCTGCTTGAATGAGGAGAATACAGCAATTAACCGCAGGACCGTAGAGAGAGGACTCGAGGACAGAGAACGAAGATTGCTCTAGTAAACAGATTAACTGCAAACACAAAGGAAACATGGCATCACATCAAAACATTCagctttttattctttttaaccTCTTCcgctccctttttttttttttttttttttttagagcgctaggggtgggggacaggtgatgttcaggggtagataaaaagtcaacagtgtATGTCATATAGaaatggtgtacatcatctgaaagctgggaacccgGAGATTAATTTgtgctgcagctcagcactgtgagtaaatttgttctagtcataactcagaaatataaataattaatcaaaataaattgtgaatgtgtataggggtttagaacattatgatagaaatatatgatggtcattcccatgctctattatgtctcagaagttgttgcagcaatttcggggttgataccatttgttacacagatttagtgctaaatttaaccattttttactgCTCAAGAATTGatacaaaatgatcaataatccctccaaaataccacattaagacaccaagaccttgaggaacaccatagaaaaagacatgctgtgatttggtatcaaaaacttttgacatttggagatttctggattatcataaagtgggtttgtctgtaaaggggagactcgtgggtacccatagaacccattttcagtcccatatcttgaggtcagaggtcaagggacccctttgtaaatggccatgccaccttttcctcgtcaaaattcaACGAaactttggagagttatttagcctccttcgtgacaagctagtatgacatcgttggtaccaatgaattccttaacttctagtttcatatgatagcaggatgttcactcttgctttaaaactgagcctgctacagcctctgaaagcgTAATGGTGTCAGGGCCCACCAACGGATTTTTaacattgatttttttgctgtctttgtgttcagtgGGTCTCAGTGACGACGAGGACCAGCAGGAGAAGACCTTGTCACAGGTCTACGATCGCCTTCCCGAGGGACGCTCTCCTCTTGACATCCTGAAAAGGAAAGATGAACGTGAACGCATTGGTAAGAGCGAGCATATTAAGCTGAGCACAGCTGAAGGCAAAGGAAGACAAAAACACCAAACCTGACTTTCCCTGTTCATCTCTGTCCCTCTTTTTCATTCCTCTTCTCTCCTATCCACTTCTCCTCATCCGTCCTATGGCAAATTCTTTATCGTCCCCCCAGGTAAAGCACACATTCGTCGGGCCATACGGGGTCACGAGGAGGCTCTAAGGATCTATAGTTTGTGCCACCACTTGAACAAGCTGGATATCCTACACGACATTTTAAAAGCCAGTCTCCAGCGCTCGCTCAACAAGTGCAGCGATAATGAAGACGAGGAAGAGTTCGCCGACTACACGGAGGCCCCAGACATCATCTGTGAGTCTTAAATGTTTTTAAGAGACTAATTAGATCAATTGTTTATTTGAGTCTCTGAGGTGACCGCTATTCTTCCTGTGGTTGACATAGAAACTGACCAGTCACCGTAGTGTCACCACAACAAACACGAATGTCGTTAGGCAGGACCAATGTGTTCATTTGCGAGGTTTGTCTCTCAGGAAAcggattgtaaaaaaaaaaaaggctgcagTGTTGTGTACAACACCTGCTGCAATCAGATGTGATAAGTGACATTTCTTTCCAGGTACAGATGATGTAATGTTTACACTGCTAACTCCCCGCCCGCCTCTCTCTGCAGGGCGACAGGTGAGATGTGGTTGTGACAGTAAACACTGCAGAATAACAGCTTTGTGTTTCTCCCTTTCTTCCCACAGCTAAAACAGAGCACAAAGCAGAGATGGAGGTTCCCACAAGCACAAAGGTGAAAGTCACCGACTTCTTCCAGAGGCTGGTATGTGGGTTACTAATATTTTTCCACTCACATTGCTATTTCTTTTTGTACATGATGGTTGGTTTATTCATCAAGTGACATGAAATGGCTCTGGATTTGTGTTTTAGACTTCAGAAGTGTACTTTTTAACACCCAGAGTGTATTTTTTGTTACTTCTGAATACAACCAACCAAGGGTGAACCTCCTGGAGGCTTTGGCATATTTGAACAGCAGCCAATCCAAAAGTCCTATCTTGTTTTCAAAGCCTCCTGGACGTTCATCCATAGCAACAAATGTGAAACTAACACTAACCATGGACAGAGGTGCTCTGAACCTCGCTTGATTTGTCATGGTGGTGGCTGGAAGGGAGGGGCGGGCACTGGCATTCTCTGTAACTGGAACATCTTCTGTTCATGTCCTCTGAAAGAGGCATTCAATTGGGAGTCATTTCTTTCATCTAGCACAGTTTACAATtactacaacaaaaaaaacaggcttAAATTTCAAGGCAAACAACCGTTGAAGATTATGATTGGTaaggaggtcaaaggtcggaGCTGACGTTCCCAGACGACAGGCGTAAGGAGTCTCTGTGAATCAATACCGCTCCGGTTCCTGTTGTAAAAATCCAACATTGCTCTTCATTAACTGTCTCGACAACGACGCTCAAATCCTTTTGGTTCCACAGAGAAATGAGAGACTGTTAAATCCAGCACAATCTCTCCATGCAATTAACTACGGTGATATAATGAAAGGAGCGGGGGTGAGAGGCATCATCTCGCTGTTACATAGGACTGATGATGGAGGAGAGATTTTCCCATCAGATAAGAAGTGTATTAATGGGAGAAGACAGCATTTGGTttcagcaggctgacatgtttgtGATCAATTATGTATAATGTTGAAGTGATCAACGGAAAAGTACagttttaattgattaatcatttaacacTAGGGATATTTTgggctttttcattttttcattttcgatCGTTTTGACTGTGTTAATGAATATGGCATAAATTCTGGCAAaggtttgagttttttttctttaattttggaAATTCAACCTCAGCTCCTATAGTAAGTCTATAATAAACCATGTAGCCAAAATACAGACACTCAGACCCttaaggacaaaaatgtccccattgaAACCCATTAAATCCACATTTTTTGATCCCATGGCCATTACAGCATATTACAGCTTTCAATCTAGAGTCGTTGCTATTTTCCACCAGATTGAGCCATTttctcatacatacatacatacatacatacatacatacatacagtacatacatacagtacatagagTACATGCTATTTTCATGGTTTCCACTAGGGGCATTGATGCTATATTATCGACCACTGCAGTGTGTGATGCAATGCGTCGAAatcaatgttgttgctaatcatTGACATATCCCAGACcgtgagaaaaaataaaaagaatccCCCTAGCATTTAGTATTATTTTATCTATTAATTAGAATTAATCGATAATTACAGCCATAGTTGAGTCATGCAGCTATAACTGTTCTAGCTGTACAGTATGGTAGATACTGCATATCTGCAGCCTGACATTGAAGTAGACCGATCTAACATGTTCAGTATGTTGAGAATGTTTTTCATatgaatcacttttttttttacagagcaCACTATAAGGAATGTGTGCcctttttaaaaggaaatgtgACTGGCCTGGTGAGAGTGCAAGTTGATCATTTAACTATACTCCATGGCCACATGACTTTCATGTTTCCTGAGTGTATGTAGTATATGTACTAATGTAGTAACAGATCACAGATGTGGACTTTAATGGATACCTGGTTAATGGTTACCAGCCTGTAAGGATACAAGAATGCTTTAGCAATTATTATGCTATTTTCAGTTTTCCCCCAGGCTGTCACCAAAATCTTTGAATTCTAAAACTCTTAAAGCAGAGGATATTACCCACTTGATAAAACCTGTATCCATATTGACCCCAGCATCCCCACTCTGTCTCCACTCAGGGCCCACTGTCATTCTTCTCAGCCAAACAGCGGTGGACAGCCCCACGGTCAATACAACTCCGCCCAGAAGACAGAGACCTGGGCTTCACCCTGAAAGGAGAAACACCGGTCCAGGTGGTTTCGTTGGACCCGCTCTGCCGAGCTGCTGTGAGTTGACCTATATTCCTTACCTTTGGCTGAACACGGGAAGATTGATCTTCTATTTGGCAGCCAGCCTTTGGTTCCAGTGAACATCAATATGGTATAAAAATCAGGTTGCAGATACTTGAAATGATCTTGAGATGGGTAATCCATCACAGCAAACATTATCCTCAGATTTATTTCCATCAAAGCTCTGCAACGCATTTTGTAGTTACTCgataaaacattcaaatccaTCTGTGAATGCCTTTTTGGACTCTTTTTTTATGTCTCCGCGCCGGCGACAGCAGTtgctggaggcattatgttttcgggttgtccgtacGTCCGTACGTCCAtccggtccattctcgtgatatctcagaaacgcctggagggaatttcttcaaatgtggCACTAACGTCCACCaggactcaaggatgaagtgattcgattttggtggacAAAGATCAAAGGTCATGGTCACTGTTACCtcatgtccgtcccattctcttGAACGTGATATCTCTGGAACACAATGAAGAAATTTCTTCAggtttggcacaaacatccacttgaactcaaggatgaactgataagATTTTGGTGCTCataggtcaaggtcactgtgacctcaagcCCGTCCTATTCTTGTGATATCTCCGGAACCCTTGGagtatttcttcaaatttggcagaaACGTCCactcgattttggtggtcaaagggcCAGATCCTTAGGTCCTTCCCATTGTCGTGAAAGCGTtgtctcaggaacgccttgagcgaatttctttaaatttggcacaaatgtccacttggacttaaaaatgacctgattagattttggtggtcaaaggtcaaaacacttttttgaGCCATATAATTCACATGTGATATGTGATGTGTATatgagtgatgacattttggacagacatagatgtaaactgcaactagactggttggcggaggcgtacaaccacaaggcggtaattctagtttgccGTAGGATGGTAAACTATGATGACCAACTGGACGTCACCGAGTATTCTCATGTTTATTGACCTAGGAGCCACCTGACACTTCTGTAGTTTCACACCTAGGACAGGGGAAGGGTTTTCATCATCTGCAGgctgttttaataataataatagcatatATAATTTAACAAACTAAGTTATTTTAGAGCAGAAAATATTTCAGGGGCCATGTTCAATACTGTCTTCTGTTGAACTTTAACAAAAGCCAGAGGCATATGGTTGCTCAATGTTAACTCCCTTAAACAGGATTTCCTAGCAGGGAGTGACTTTGTCTAGGGTGGGAGAACTAATTGCTTGAAATTTCAGGCATGCCTGCGCCCTGAATATCAAATAAGTTCAAATGACGTTTTATTTACTCAGAGAACCTTTGATTAAATAAAGTCCTTCTCAGAAACCTGATCAGGATTCAACTTTAAAGAATGTCTGCAGgcgctccctcctcctcctcctcccccctctccgCAGCCACTCCGGCTACTAATTTAATTAAGAATCAGAGAGTATTTACTCTCTGCAATCCTTTTCAGTCTGACAGCTCATTAAGAGGTGCTGACAAAGAGCAGACTCTTATTAGGCCCTACAGGCTATGCAGAGAAGCAGATTAGTCACATTGCATAAGTCTAACTAGGTCAGACTCCTTATAACTTTTTAATACTGCATTCAACAGGATTTATTTTGAGTGATTCTCCACATCTACGTCTGGTGAACACAGATCATGTTATCAGACAGAAAGAGCCGAGCTCATGTAGATAAGACTGGTTTCCCACAGCTATGAAATAATGTGctctggtacacacacacacacacacacacacacacacacacacacacacacacacacacacacacacactgtgccaa
Above is a genomic segment from Sebastes umbrosus isolate fSebUmb1 chromosome 2, fSebUmb1.pri, whole genome shotgun sequence containing:
- the rhpn2 gene encoding rhophilin-2 isoform X2, whose product is MTDTLLPNGIKDSGGDGSYFRKGCNPCAQTGRSKVQNKRASLNQQIIKQMRMRAGAENLLKATSNNKVKEMVLLELSYVNSNLQLLMGDLEGLNSSMEVYQNTQETANIPLIALGLKETKDTDFSTLFKDFILEHYSEDGNSFEEEIADLMDLRQACRTPSRDEAGVELLAKYSSHLPLMETRFFSPSRQTGIFFTWYDSFTGVPVCQQNLSLEKASILFNMAALFSQIGTRSDRQTIAGLEEAISSFQKSAGILNLLKETFTHTPSYDMSPAMLSMLIRMMLAQTQECLFEKTALPGIRNQFQSLMKMAQEAAKVSEIYDQVHQSMIQTPIKDNVPFFWSTMSQVKTNHYRSMAHYFVASALLDHELGLSDDEDQQEKTLSQVYDRLPEGRSPLDILKRKDERERIGKAHIRRAIRGHEEALRIYSLCHHLNKLDILHDILKASLQRSLNKCSDNEDEEEFADYTEAPDIISKTEHKAEMEVPTSTKGPLSFFSAKQRWTAPRSIQLRPEDRDLGFTLKGETPVQVVSLDPLCRAAADGLKEGDYIVVVGDTDCRWMGVSDVMRLLKDLNEEGIEIQVVSVMDNNLPMPTKSATFCGNLPKTYSMICLAFDDDDKNSRSRKVSKKSSFLNFALKNKLKSASTLSLPTADHSGTLPWNKPCPTFPSSSSYNNNDSALY
- the rhpn2 gene encoding rhophilin-2 isoform X1 is translated as MTDTLLPNGIKDSGGDGSYFRKGCNPCAQTGRSKVQNKRASLNQQIIKQMRMRAGAENLLKATSNNKVKEMVLLELSYVNSNLQLLMGDLEGLNSSMEVYQNTQETANIPLIALGLKETKDTDFSTLFKDFILEHYSEDGNSFEEEIADLMDLRQACRTPSRDEAGVELLAKYSSHLPLMETRFFSPSRQTGIFFTWYDSFTGVPVCQQNLSLEKASILFNMAALFSQIGTRSDRQTIAGLEEAISSFQKSAGILNLLKETFTHTPSYDMSPAMLSMLIRMMLAQTQECLFEKTALPGIRNQFQSLMKMAQEAAKVSEIYDQVHQSMIQTPIKDNVPFFWSTMSQVKTNHYRSMAHYFVASALLDHELGLSDDEDQQEKTLSQVYDRLPEGRSPLDILKRKDERERIGKAHIRRAIRGHEEALRIYSLCHHLNKLDILHDILKASLQRSLNKCSDNEDEEEFADYTEAPDIISKTEHKAEMEVPTSTKVKVTDFFQRLGPLSFFSAKQRWTAPRSIQLRPEDRDLGFTLKGETPVQVVSLDPLCRAAADGLKEGDYIVVVGDTDCRWMGVSDVMRLLKDLNEEGIEIQVVSVMDNNLPMPTKSATFCGNLPKTYSMICLAFDDDDKNSRSRKVSKKSSFLNFALKNKLKSASTLSLPTADHSGTLPWNKPCPTFPSSSSYNNNDSALY